From the Huiozyma naganishii CBS 8797 chromosome 2, complete genome genome, one window contains:
- the DUS4 gene encoding tRNA dihydrouridine synthase (similar to Saccharomyces cerevisiae DUS4 (YLR405W); ancestral locus Anc_4.269) — MLPLPPKVLTERNDPLHLIKTRLDTHGRPATIQGPMVRYSKLAFRETCREYNVDITYTPMMLAREFVRNEHARLTDLSIGSADVPVIAQVGVNSVVDLMRFVEMVSPYVDGIGINCGCPIREQVREGIGCALIYTENLLVEMVKTVKDKYGDKLRLETKIRIHEHKVPERTLKLCRRLCDAGVDWITVHGRLRTTRSSEPVDLDAIKYIVDGIADRDTPVVANGDCFTVEDMVRIQRITGAHGVMAARGLLANPALFSGQDKCPWGCLERFLYHCSEVGDGLPIQLILHHVHCMLESMQVRKKLLKQIMNLESFAHLLDWLEKHFVLLREGDEGYGTGTEVPLRE; from the coding sequence ATGCTTCCGTTGCCACCAAAGGTGCTAACGGAGAGGAATGATCCTTTGCACTTGATCAAGACCCGGCTTGACACTCATGGCAGACCAGCAACCATCCAAGGGCCTATGGTTAGGTATTCGAAGTTGGCTTTCAGAGAGACTTGCAGGGAGTATAACGTTGATATAACCTATACACCTATGATGCTAGCGAGGGAGTTTGTGAGAAATGAGCACGCTCGACTTACTGACCTGAGCATCGGTTCCGCTGATGTCCCAGTGATTGCCCAGGTCGGCGTTAACAGTGTCGTGGACTTGATGAGGTTTGTGGAGATGGTGAGCCCGTATGTCGATGGAATTGGAATCAATTGTGGGTGCCCTATCCGGGAGCAAGTTCGTGAGGGGATCGGTTGCGCACTTATCTACACTGAGAACTTATTGGTCGAAATGGTCAAGACGGTGAAGGACAAGTACGGTGATAAACTGCGATTGGAAACCAAAATCAGAATACACGAGCACAAGGTCCCTGAGAGGACGTTGAAATTGTGCCGCCGGCTGTGTGACGCTGGCGTAGATTGGATTACCGTCCACGGGAGACTCCGTACGACGCGATCATCCGAGCCTGTGGACCTAGACGCAATAAAGTACATTGTGGACGGTATCGCGGACAGAGATACCCCTGTAGTGGCCAACGGTGATTGCTTTACCGTTGAAGACATGGTACGCATCCAAAGGATCACTGGTGCTCATGGGGTCATGGCAGCCCGCGGACTTTTGGCGAACCCTGCCTTGTTCTCCGGTCAGGATAAATGCCCGTGGGGCTGTTTAGAGAGATTCCTATACCATTGCAGTGAGGTAGGCGACGGTCTGCCCATACAACTGATCTTGCACCACGTTCACTGCATGCTGGAGAGTATGCAAGTCCGCAAGAAATTGCTGAAGCAGATAATGAATCTGGAAAGCTTTGCACACCTGTTAGACTGGCTAGAAAAACATTTCGTTTTGCTCAGAGAGGGAGACGAAGGATACGGAACGGGTACAGAGGTACCCCTTCGAGAGTGA
- the SEI1 gene encoding seipin (similar to Saccharomyces cerevisiae YLR404W; ancestral locus Anc_4.266) produces the protein MRVNLKRPLQWVQWASYGLVLFTVHVCVVLPLATLLFHDFYKRLIPNDSMLHIPLSKLYKTNHGSLCLEIDRMGEGDLPVVANDGLTNQRTFLHGGTTYNLDFKIKFYCLTTKEQVLHTVFVELESNHVKMFMREIPVVCARGDAFVETLLSSSRDTALRDKYATQWVNELDVEDAVVIPPQTHNFFLSLKSSSELIFDPDSRIQLRATFKQGLRNFMLKRWIITYLVGITLFQLGILLVFTVVSVATFIAVLKNTNHRSPKRA, from the coding sequence ATGAGAGTGAATCTAAAGAGACCATTACAATGGGTACAATGGGCCAGTTACGGCCTCGTTCTTTTTACAGTCCATGTTTGCGTGGTACTTCCTTTAGCCACTTTGTTGTTTCATGACTTTTACAAAAGGTTGATCCCAAATGATTCAATGCTGCATATCCCACTCTCCAAACTCTACAAAACCAATCATGGCTCACTCTGCTTGGAAATAGATAGAATGGGCGAGGGAGACCTGCCCGTTGTGGCTAATGATGGGTTGACAAACCAGCGCACATTTCTGCATGGGGGAACTACGTACAATCTAGacttcaagatcaagttCTATTGCCTTACCACGAAGGAGCAAGTGTTGCACACCGTTTTTGTAGAATTGGAGAGTAACCATGTTAAGATGTTTATGAGGGAAATACCCGTTGTTTGCGCTAGGGGAGACGCCTTTGTCGAAACTCTGCTATCTTCAAGCAGAGACACGGCACTGAGGGACAAGTACGCCACCCAATGGGTTAACGAATTAGACGTCGAGGACGCTGTGGTCATACCTCCGCAAACGCacaatttctttctctcGCTCAAGAGTAGCTCTGAGCTGATCTTCGACCCCGACTCAAGAATCCAATTGAGAGCTACGTTCAAACAAGGTTTGAGAAATTTCATGCTGAAAAGATGGATCATCACGTACCTGGTGGGGATCACATTGTTCCAACTGGGGATCCTACTGGTGTTTACAGTTGTATCCGTCGCTACATTCATCGcggttttgaagaatacCAACCATCGCTCCCCAAAGCGAGCTTAA